The proteins below come from a single Algiphilus sp. genomic window:
- a CDS encoding M48 family metallopeptidase, which translates to MLRLILLAAALLLSACEQTPTGRNQLALVPDSVMTDMGRSTFAQMKRRQPMSTDDAINARVQCIADAIVAASRRHYPDTAAPERWDVAVFEDPTPNAFALPGGHIGVHSGILEVAETPGQLAAIVGHEVGHLLADHGNERMTQQLGIRVGLMLIGLLGEVESEALFQALGIGAQIGIALPFSRAHEREADLIGLHLMTAAGFAPDESVALWRNMARAGGGQPIELLSTHPAHESRIADLRARVPEVARRHGRNGAPPC; encoded by the coding sequence ATGCTGCGCCTCATCCTCCTTGCCGCCGCGTTGCTGCTGAGCGCCTGCGAGCAGACCCCCACCGGCCGCAACCAGCTCGCCCTGGTGCCGGATTCGGTGATGACCGACATGGGGCGCTCGACCTTCGCGCAGATGAAGCGCCGCCAGCCGATGAGCACGGATGACGCGATCAACGCGCGCGTGCAATGCATCGCCGACGCCATCGTCGCCGCGTCACGCCGGCACTATCCGGACACGGCAGCCCCCGAGCGCTGGGACGTGGCCGTGTTCGAGGACCCGACGCCGAATGCCTTCGCGCTTCCGGGCGGCCACATCGGGGTGCACAGCGGCATTCTCGAAGTCGCCGAAACCCCGGGCCAGCTGGCCGCCATCGTCGGGCACGAGGTCGGCCACCTGCTCGCCGATCACGGCAACGAGCGCATGACCCAGCAGCTCGGGATACGGGTCGGGCTCATGCTGATCGGCCTTCTCGGGGAAGTCGAGAGCGAAGCCCTGTTCCAGGCCCTGGGCATCGGTGCCCAGATCGGCATCGCGCTGCCGTTCAGTCGCGCACACGAGCGCGAGGCCGACCTCATCGGCCTGCACCTGATGACCGCGGCCGGTTTCGCGCCGGACGAAAGCGTCGCGCTCTGGCGCAACATGGCGCGGGCCGGCGGCGGCCAGCCCATCGAGCTGCTGTCGACGCATCCGGCCCACGAATCGCGCATCGCCGATCTGCGGGCGCGCGTGCCGGAGGTTGCGCGCCGCCATGGCCGCAACGGGGCACCGCCGTGCTGA